TGGTTCGTGCCGGAATACGTGGTGAAGGGCGATCCGAAACGCGGCATCAAACCGCTCGCGCCGGGCCTCGTTGCAGTCACCGACTTGCCGAAATACAAAAGCGTATTCGCCGACGACGAGGAACCGGACAAGGGCCGCTTTCTCAACTGCCCGACCGGCTGGGACTGCGAACGCGTCAATACGCGCCTGCTGAAAGTACTGAATCTGGACGCGACCTATACCAACTTCCATCCGGGCACCGGCGCGGCACTGGACGCGGCGATCGCCTCCGCGTATCAGCGTGGCGCGCCGATCGTGTTCTATTACTGGGGACCGGCCGCGCTGATGGCGAAGTACAAGTTCGTCGAATTGAAAATGCCGGCCTATAACGACGCCTGCTGGAAGACCTTGCGCGACGAGAGCAGCACGTCGCAATGCGCGTCGTCGTACATGGTTTCGCATGTCACCGTCGGCGTGTCCACGCCGTTCTACGACGCCGATCCGCAACTCGTGTCCATGCTCAACAAGGTCAAGTTTCCGATGGACTTTCTGAACAGCACGATCCTCGAAATGAGCACGAAGAAACTCGACGGCTCGGCCATGGCCACGCAATTCCTGCGCGAGCATCCGGAGATGTGGAAGCAATGGGTGCCGGCCGACGTCGCGTCCAAAGTGCAGGCCGGACTCAGCGGCGCCTGATCGATAGCGAAGTGCCGGACCGTTGTAACGTCCGGCCGATTTCGACGGCGTGAGGCTCTCGCGGCTTCACGCCCGACCGCAGAGGCGAGAGCGAGCTGACCCGCTGTCCATTTGCCGTGGAGGCTTGATCATGAATTCTTTTTTTCTGCATCTTTCGATTGCCGACTGGGTGAACGACGCCGTGCAATCGTTCGTGACCCGCTACGGCGACGGTTTTCATCAGTTCAGCATTACCGTGTTGCGCTATGTGCTGGTGCCGCTCGAGGGCGCGCTGCGCGCGTTGCCGCCGTGGCTGATCCTGCTCGCGGTCGGCGCGATCACGTGGAATGCGACCCGGCGATTGACCATCGCCGGGTTCTTTATCTTGCTGCTGTATGCGATCGGTTGCTTCGGGCTGTGGGAAAAGCTGATGCAGACGCTGGCGTTGATGCTGGTGGCCACGGTGTTATCGGTGTCGTTCGGTGTGCCGCTCGGCATTCTGACCTCGCGCAGCGCGTGGTTGCGTCGCCTGTTGTTGCCCACGCTCGACGTGATGCAAACGCTGCCCAGTTTCGTCTACCTGATCCCGGTGCTGATGCTGTTCGGCCTCGGCAAGGTGCCGGCGATTCTCGCGACGATCATCTACGCGTTGCCGCCGCTGATTCGCCTGACCGATCTCGGCATTCGTCACGTGGATGGCGAAGTGGTCGAGGCGGCACGCGCATTCGGCACCACGCGCTGGCAGTTGCTGGTCAACGTGCAGTTGCCGCTGGCGCGCCCGAGCATCATGGCCGGCATCAACCAGACCACGATGATGGCGCTTTCCATGGTGGTGATCGCCTCCATGATCGGCTCGCGCGGTCTCGGCGAAGACGTGCTCGCCGGGATTCAGACGCTCGACGTGGGCAAGGGCATGCAGGCGGGCATTGCCATTGTGATTCTCGCGATCGTGATCGACCGTATCAGTCAGGGCTATGGGCAGGACCGTCGCACGCGGCGTCTGTTCGCGCAGCGCAAAAAGGCGAAAGCGGCCTCGCGGATTCCTTATCGCGCGAGTAGCGCGGAGGCGAACGAGCAGGGCGCGGCGGAAAGCGGACTCGAAACCCGCGCGGCGAAGTAGTTGCCGACCCTGATAGCCCAATAGTCCATTCAGAGCAAAGCACCAGGAGAGCGAGATGGCAGCGATCGAAGTCAAACACGTGTACAAGCTGTTCGGGCCGCCCACGAGTCACGCGCGCGTGCTGGATCTATTGCGCGGCGGCAAAGGCAAAGCCGACGTGCTCGCGCAAACCGGCTGCAATGTCGGCCTTAACGACGTCAGCCTGAACATCGGCTCGGGCGAAATCTTCGTGATCATGGGCCTTTCCGGCTCCGGCAAGTCGACGCTGGTACGCCACTTCAACCGGCTGATCGAACCGACTGCGGGCGAGATCGTGATCGACGGCTCGGACGTCATCAAGCTCGGCGCGCAGGGCTTACGCGAACTGCGCCGCTACAAGGTCAGCATGGTGTTCCAGAACTTCGGGCTGCTGCCGCATCAAACCGTGCTCGACAATACCGCGTACGCACTGCGTGTGCGCGGTGAGAGCCGCGCGCAGGCCAACGACAAGGCGCGCGTGTGGCTCGGCAAAGTGGGCTTGAACGGTTACGACGAACACTATCCCGACGAGTTGTCCGGCGGTATGCGTCAACGTGTCGGACTCGCGCGTGCGCTCGCCGCGGATACGGATGTGCTGCTGATGGACGAAGCGTTCTCCGCACTCGACCCGCTGATTCGCACGGAAATGCAGGATCAGTTGCTGCAATTGCAGGCCACGCTGAAGAAGACGATTGTGTTTATCACGCACGATCTCGACGAGGCGCTGCGGATCGGCAATCGCATCGCGATTCTGCGGGACGGCAAGCTGGTGCAGCAGGGCACGCCCGACGAAATTCTGACGCGGCCGGCGGACGATTACGTGAGGCGTTTCGTGGAGCGGCGTTCGGATCGAAGTGCGACGCGACAGTGAGGCAAACGCCGGTTCGTGGCAACGCGAACCGGTCTCACGGAATCTGATTCTGAATTGCTTCGCTTCACTGCGTTGTCACTCGGTACTCGTAGATTGGAGGGGCTGTACCCTTTCAATCCATGAGAACCGAAATGACAAAGATCAGATGGCATCATGCAGGAACCGTTGCTTTGCTATGCGCAAGCAGCGTCGCTCACGCGGGCACACCGTCGGTGGGCAGTCGTGAATACAAAGTACTGCTCAACCCCGCGAGTTTCGCGAGCCAGCCGGCGGATGCGGCCAATCGCTTTCTCACCGACCTGCAGGCGAGTCTCGCGGCGAACGGCTTCGATCGTACGGTCACCGGCAGCTTCGCGGCCGACAACGATCGCACCGTGCTGTACTACGACTCGCCGGGCACCTGCGCGGTTAAGCAGGCCGGCTATTCGATGCGCGAACGCGACGACAGCAGCGGCCGCAATATCGAACTGAAGTTCGGCTCGCCGAACCAGACGACCTCGGCGAATACCGACGTGAGCGGCAGCTCATCGAAGGCGAAGAGCAAACTCGAAGACGACATCACGCCGCCGTCGAACCAGACCTATTCGCATTCCACCAACGAACCGCTGTCGGACTCGAAGAACATCAATCATCTGAGCGACATCAAGGACCTGTTCCCGACCACGCACGTGTTCGACAGCGTCAGCACTCAAACGCTGGTGCCGGTGAGCGGATTGTCGATTCATGAAGTCACGTACGACGGCGCGGTCAGCGATCTCGGTCAGGAAAATGCCGACTTCACGATGACGGTCTGGTACGCGAACGGTTCGACGACGCCCGCGCTGGCCGAGATTTCTTTCGAGGTCGACGTGAACAGCGACGGTATTTTCACCGACAAGGTGACCTCGCGTTCGCAACTCATGTTCAGCGTGATTCAAGGCATGACGAACTGGGTGCAGTCGCCGAGTTCGACGAAGACCGCGTGGGTGTACAAGTATCTGCCGACGTTCTGCGGGCAGTAAGGTAGTAGAGCGGTAAGGCGGTTCTGCGTTAATGCAAAGGCCACAGCATTAGCGCAGAACCCAGGCGAGTGCAGTGAAACTGATCAACTCATTGCACTCGCCGCCAATCACATTCAAGCTGCGTCGTCGAAACGTTTCGCCCAGCGTGCGCCGCAACCGAGCAACGCGCCGCTGATCAACAGGGTCACGGTGCCCATCGCCATTCCGTCGCCGATCGAGCCTTGCTCGAACTGCTGCCAGATAAAGATCGACGCGGTCTGCACGCCGCTCGGCGCGAGCAGTAGCGACGTCACCAGCTCACGCGAAGCGACCGCGAACACGATCATCACGGACGATACCAACGCAGGCGCAACCAGCGGCAATACGATCCTTAGCAACACGCGTGCACTCGACGCGCCATGCACGCGCGCCGCGGCTTCGAGTCCCGAACCAAGTTGACGCAACGCCGCGCTCGTATAGCGAATCGGATACGGCAACAGCAGGCAACTGTACGACAGCAGCAGAATGCCCCACGTGTTGTACGGCGTGACAGGCCAGATCGGCAGATTCCACGCCAGAATCAACCCCACGCCGACGACGATGCCGGGCAACGCATGCGGCAGCAGCGTCAACGCGTCGAGCGCGGCACGGCCCCGCAGGCGCGTTTTCACGACGACCCATGCGCTGAGAAAACCCAATGCACCCGTCACTAACGCCGTCGCGGCGGCAAGCGCGAGACTCGTGCCGAGCGCGCTCGCGCCGTCGCTGCCTGCGGAAAGCGCCTTGAAGTGCGCGAGCGTGAGGTTGTTGATCGCGAAACCGCCCGACAGCGTGCGCGAAAACGCCGTCGTGACGATCGCGAACAACGGCGCGATCGCCGCGCATAGTGCAACGAAGCCGAACATCGAAAGCACTGGCCAACGCCAGCGGCCCAATTCGCGCCGCAACGTTGCGGTGGGTTTGCCGGTCTGCGTTTCGAAGTCGCGGCCGGCGAGCACTCGCCGTTGCAGCACAAAGGCCGCTAACGCAAGCAAGGCAAGCAGCAGCGCGAGTACCGAAGCGCCGGGCAGATCGATCGGCCAGTCGGAGAAGCGTTCTTCGATCGACGTCACCATCAAACTGAAACCGGCACGCGAACCGAGCGCGGACGGCACGCCGAATTCTTCGATCGCCATCGTGAAGGTCAGCAATGCGCTGGCGGCGATGGCGGGCAGCATCAACGGCAACGTAATGCGCGCGAAACTGCGCCACGGGCCCGCGCCGAACACGCGCGCCACGTCGGCGAGGCGTCCGCCCAACGCGGCCAGCGTGCGCGACACCGAAAAGTAGACGACCGGAAACACGCCGAGCGTCATGGCCGCGACCACGCCGTTGAACGAGAACAGAAAGCGGCCGAGATTCACGCCGGTCAACTGTTCGAGATAGCCGCTCGGTTGCAGCAGCAGAATCCAGCCGAATGCCGCGAGATACGGTGGAATCAGAAACGGCGCGAGAAACAGCAGATCCCACAAACGCGCACCCGGCAGCCGGAACAAACCACGCACGACGCCAAGCGGCAAACCGAGCGCCACGCTGGCGAGCGCGACGCTCACGCCGAAGCGCACCGTATTGCCGAGCAAGGGGAGGGTATCGGCGCGCACCAGCGCCGCGCCGAACGCGCTAAACGGATGCGCGAACGAGCCGCGGTTGAGCAACGGAAAGATCGCCTGCAACACGACGAAGCCGATCGGCAACGCGATCAGCACGGCGAGCGCGGCAAGCAGCGGCGTCAGCAGCCAGGCCGAACCGCCGCGCGGCGCACCGCTGGGCGGCGCGGCGCGCATCATCACGCGAGCCATTAGTGATCGCCGAACAGCGCATTGAAACGTGCGAGCACTTCGGCGCGCGTCTTGGTGTTCGAGCCGTCGTCCTGCGGCAGCAGCTTCAGATCTTTCAGCGGCGGACGGGTGCCGGCGATATCGTCGCGCGCCGGAATCAGCCATGCGTCGGCGACCAGCTTCTGACCTTCGTCGGACAACACGTAGTCGATGAACGCGCGCGCTTCGTTCTGCACGTGCGAGGTCTTGAGGATCATCATGGGGCGCGGCGCGATCACCGTGCCGCTGCTCGGAAAGATCACCTTGACCGATTCGCCGTTCGAGGCCGCGCCGTACGCCACGTAATCGACCGCGCCGAATACCGCCGACTTCGCGCCTTGCAGCACGGGGTTGATGGCCTGCGCATTCGGACCGAGCACGACCATGCCGTTCTTGTGCAGGCTGTCGAACAGCGACCACGCGGATTCCCCCAGGCGATCCTGCAAGCCGAGCAGCAGATCGAGCGAGGCACCCGACAGTGCCGGATTCGGCGTGGTCACCTGATTGCGATAAGCGGGCGCCGCGAGATCGCGCCAGTCGTGCGGCTCCGGCTTGCCGGTGCGCGTATTCCACACGATACCGAGCGCGGAGATGCCTTGCGCGACATACGCGGGGCCTTTGAACATGGGCGACACATGCGCGGCATTCGGGCTCTGATAGTCGAGCAGCCAGCCGCGTTTTTCCAGATCCTGCGCGGTGTCCCACGAAGCGGAGATCAACACGTCCGCATGCGGATTGCTCGCCTCGGCTTCGAGACGCGCCATCACCTTGCCGGTGGTGGCCTGGAACAGATCGACCTTGATGCCCGTCTTGCGCTCGAAACCTAACGCCAGTTTTTTGCTGAGGTTGCCAGGTCCAGCGGTATAGACGGTAATAGAAGCAGCTTCGGCTGAGGAAGTGCCCAGCCCGAGGGTCAACGACATGGTGAGAATAACGAAGAAAATTGACTTGAACATTGTAGCGATTCCTTTACCGGTGAAGGACGCTTTCCACGCGCCCGTGTGCGAGCGTGACGATCGTATGGGCGAGGGCTTCGGCTTCCTTGCGCTCGTGGGTCACGTACACGGCGGTGGTGCCGAGTTGCGCGAGCAGGCCGCCGATTTCGTCGCACAGACTCGCGCGCAACTGGCTGTCGAGATTCGACAGCGGCTCGTCGAACAGCAGGATGCGCGGCTCGGCGACGATCGCGCGGGCCAGCGCAATGCGCTGCTGCTGGCCGCCCGATAACGCCGACGGACGCCGCGCGCCCATCCCGTCGAGACCCACGCGCGCGAGCGCCGCGGCGACCCGCTCGCCGCGTTCGCGCCGGCCGACGCCGCGCATTTCCAGCGGAAACGACACGTTGCCGGCCACCGTCATATGCGGCCACAGCGCATAGTCCTGAAACACCATGCCGAGGCCGCGCGACTCGGGCGGCACACAGGTCGCCGCATCGGCGACGGTTTCGTCGCCGAACATCACGCGGCCCGCGTCCGGTTTCAGCAGCCCGGCCAGCAGTTTGAGCAACGTGCTTTTGCCGCAGCCGGACGGTCCGAGCAGCGCGAGCGTGGTGCCCGCCGGCACGTCGAGATCGACGCCGTCGAGTACGGCCTGCGCGCCGAAAGTCTGACGAAGCCCGCGCACGCGGATCGATACGCTCGCGCTATCCATCCTGCCGTCCTCAGAACGTGTGGCGAATGCCGGCCATCAGGCCGACCTGGTTCTTGCCCGCCACTACGTCCGTGCCGAAACCGTTCAGGCCGAGATTCGAGCCGTTTCGGTTTAGCGCATACGCGAGGTTCAGATACAGATCGGTGCGCTTGGACAGGAAGTAATCCGCGTCGACCTGGAACGACCACGGATCGCGCGACGTGCCATAGAAGTTCTGGTACATCGCCGTGCTCGACAGGTTCAGCGCGGCGCTCGCGTGATAGGTCGCGCCGAGCCAGTAGAGGCTGGTCGCTTCGACCGGTCCGGTGGAGAGCGTGCTCAGGTGGATCGCTTTCGAATTCAGGTAGCGGTAGCCGCCGAACAGATCCGTGGAAGCCAGCGCATAGCGCACGCCGACGCCGATACGCCGGTCGACGTTACCTTCGTAACCGCCTGCCTTGGTGGTGTGCGCCGCCGTCGGACTCGTGCTGCCGCCGTTTTTCTGGTCGTACGCGATGGCCGCGCTGAGCGGGCCGCTCTTGTAGCGCAGGCCGGCTTCGATCACGCGCGCGTTGCGAGTGTCGCCCGCCGGTTGCGCGCCGTACGTGACGTTGTCGTAACCGAGGCTGTACTGGACGAGCGCGGTGACCGGGCCGAAATGGTGCTCATAGCGGACCGTGTTGTCGAGCCGGTCGGAGAACGCCGGGTCCTGCATCTTGATCGCGTAGACCGCGTTGCCGAGCGGGTTGTAGAGGCTCATCCAGTCGAGGAACAGGCCGCCTTGACGACCCAGCGACAGCGAGCCGTAAGTGGTGTCCGACAGGCCCACGTACGCGAGCCGGCCGAATTCGCGGCCGCCTTGCAGCAGCGCCCCGCTGTCGACGTTGAAGCCGCTTTCCAGCCGGAAGAAGGTCTTCGCGCCGCCGCCGAGGTCTTCGGTGCCGGTCAGGCCCCAGCGCGAGCCCGACAGATTGCCGGAGGTCAGGCGCGTGACGTCGTGCGTCTGGCCCTTGGTGGCCGAAGCATTGTTGAGAAATTCGACACCGGTGTCGATGATGCCGTACAGCGTGACGGAGGAAGAGGAAGAAGCTTCTGAGGCGGCGAAACTGGTGTTCGACTGACAGACGGAAACGGCCAGACAGCAGCCGACCGCCGCGATGCGGTAGGAGTGGTTCACGGATTGTGTCCTCTTTGGGATTAAGTTTGAGCCGTGAATGTAAGCTGGGCTTAAGTCAAATGAATGACAGCGTAACGTCCGGCATCTTTTCCGGTGTTTCCGGTGGCTAATGACCGATTCGTGTCATCGGCGAGCCGGGTTGTCACGTTATGAGGGAAGCCGTGCTGGCCGTCTGTCTCATGTTGACGCTCGCCAGTCTGCCCCTCATTCCCATCGGTTCTTTTTCGCGCGCGAAATTCATCACATGTCATTTCCTCTTTCAACGATCACGACGATTTCCAAAGCAGGCGTGCGCGCCGCGCTGCTGTGCGGCCTGTTCGCGAGCGGGTTCGCGCAGGCCGCGGACAACGTCATCGTGCTCGATTCCGGCGAAGCGAAACTCTCGCTCATCGACGGAGCCACCCACCAGGTGATCGGCACCGAGCCGACCGGCAAGGAGCCGCACCATCTGATGATCACGCCCGACGGCCGTTCGCTGATCGTGGCCGATTCGGTGTCCAACGACCTGATGTTTCTCGACCCGCACACCGGCAAAGTGCAGCGCCGCGTCGAAGATATCGAAGACCCGTATCAACTGGGTTTTTCGCCCGATCACAAGTGGTTTGTGACGGCGGGGCTGCGGCTGGATCGCGTCGATGTGTATCGCTACGACGGCCAGAACGTGTCGCTCGCGAAGCGCGTGCCGCTGTCGAAAACGCCGAGCCATATGACGTTTTCGTCGGATAGCCGCACGGTGTTCGTCACGCTGCAGGACACCGGCGAAGTCGCCGCAATCGACCTCGCGACGCAAACGGTGCTGTGGAAGCTGCATATCGGCAACACGCCGGCCGGCTTGTGGATGACGCCCGGCGATCGCTATCTGTTGATCGGTATGACGGGTGAGGACGATGTGGCCGTGGTCGACTGGCACAAGCAGCAGCTCGTGAAAAAGATCCCGACCGGCCGTGGCGCGCACAACTTCCGTAATCTCGACGACGGTCAGCACATCGCGGTGTCGAATCGCGTGGAGAGCACGATCAGCATTCTCGATTACAACACGCTGACGAAAGTCGGCGACATTACCGGTCTGATGCCCGGACCCGACGACATGGAGTTGTCCGCCGATCGCCGCTACCTGTGGGTGACGTTCCGTTTTGCGAAGCACGTGGGCATTATTGATCTGACAACGCGAAAACTTATCGACACGATTGCTGTCGGACGTTCGCCGCATGGCCTTTATTTCGCGAATCGCGCGCCGGTCACTGCGCCGAATCCGGACTGAGGCTGGAGGCCCACTGAGGCCTCAAGCTTCCGTTTTCATTACAGCATC
This genomic stretch from Paraburkholderia bryophila harbors:
- a CDS encoding ABC transporter substrate-binding protein translates to MQLRQLRAVLCAAAIALTGTTAHAADSWCAQGKTVHFAGITWESGSFATEVLRQILEKGYGCKTDVVPGSTAATETALAHNDVQVWAEQWTGRSEITAKAVASGSVKLVGDTLPGGTKEGWFVPEYVVKGDPKRGIKPLAPGLVAVTDLPKYKSVFADDEEPDKGRFLNCPTGWDCERVNTRLLKVLNLDATYTNFHPGTGAALDAAIASAYQRGAPIVFYYWGPAALMAKYKFVELKMPAYNDACWKTLRDESSTSQCASSYMVSHVTVGVSTPFYDADPQLVSMLNKVKFPMDFLNSTILEMSTKKLDGSAMATQFLREHPEMWKQWVPADVASKVQAGLSGA
- a CDS encoding ABC transporter permease, which produces MNSFFLHLSIADWVNDAVQSFVTRYGDGFHQFSITVLRYVLVPLEGALRALPPWLILLAVGAITWNATRRLTIAGFFILLLYAIGCFGLWEKLMQTLALMLVATVLSVSFGVPLGILTSRSAWLRRLLLPTLDVMQTLPSFVYLIPVLMLFGLGKVPAILATIIYALPPLIRLTDLGIRHVDGEVVEAARAFGTTRWQLLVNVQLPLARPSIMAGINQTTMMALSMVVIASMIGSRGLGEDVLAGIQTLDVGKGMQAGIAIVILAIVIDRISQGYGQDRRTRRLFAQRKKAKAASRIPYRASSAEANEQGAAESGLETRAAK
- a CDS encoding quaternary amine ABC transporter ATP-binding protein, producing MAAIEVKHVYKLFGPPTSHARVLDLLRGGKGKADVLAQTGCNVGLNDVSLNIGSGEIFVIMGLSGSGKSTLVRHFNRLIEPTAGEIVIDGSDVIKLGAQGLRELRRYKVSMVFQNFGLLPHQTVLDNTAYALRVRGESRAQANDKARVWLGKVGLNGYDEHYPDELSGGMRQRVGLARALAADTDVLLMDEAFSALDPLIRTEMQDQLLQLQATLKKTIVFITHDLDEALRIGNRIAILRDGKLVQQGTPDEILTRPADDYVRRFVERRSDRSATRQ
- a CDS encoding ABC transporter permease, with amino-acid sequence MARVMMRAAPPSGAPRGGSAWLLTPLLAALAVLIALPIGFVVLQAIFPLLNRGSFAHPFSAFGAALVRADTLPLLGNTVRFGVSVALASVALGLPLGVVRGLFRLPGARLWDLLFLAPFLIPPYLAAFGWILLLQPSGYLEQLTGVNLGRFLFSFNGVVAAMTLGVFPVVYFSVSRTLAALGGRLADVARVFGAGPWRSFARITLPLMLPAIAASALLTFTMAIEEFGVPSALGSRAGFSLMVTSIEERFSDWPIDLPGASVLALLLALLALAAFVLQRRVLAGRDFETQTGKPTATLRRELGRWRWPVLSMFGFVALCAAIAPLFAIVTTAFSRTLSGGFAINNLTLAHFKALSAGSDGASALGTSLALAAATALVTGALGFLSAWVVVKTRLRGRAALDALTLLPHALPGIVVGVGLILAWNLPIWPVTPYNTWGILLLSYSCLLLPYPIRYTSAALRQLGSGLEAAARVHGASSARVLLRIVLPLVAPALVSSVMIVFAVASRELVTSLLLAPSGVQTASIFIWQQFEQGSIGDGMAMGTVTLLISGALLGCGARWAKRFDDAA
- a CDS encoding ABC transporter substrate-binding protein, whose translation is MFKSIFFVILTMSLTLGLGTSSAEAASITVYTAGPGNLSKKLALGFERKTGIKVDLFQATTGKVMARLEAEASNPHADVLISASWDTAQDLEKRGWLLDYQSPNAAHVSPMFKGPAYVAQGISALGIVWNTRTGKPEPHDWRDLAAPAYRNQVTTPNPALSGASLDLLLGLQDRLGESAWSLFDSLHKNGMVVLGPNAQAINPVLQGAKSAVFGAVDYVAYGAASNGESVKVIFPSSGTVIAPRPMMILKTSHVQNEARAFIDYVLSDEGQKLVADAWLIPARDDIAGTRPPLKDLKLLPQDDGSNTKTRAEVLARFNALFGDH
- a CDS encoding ABC transporter ATP-binding protein; protein product: MDSASVSIRVRGLRQTFGAQAVLDGVDLDVPAGTTLALLGPSGCGKSTLLKLLAGLLKPDAGRVMFGDETVADAATCVPPESRGLGMVFQDYALWPHMTVAGNVSFPLEMRGVGRRERGERVAAALARVGLDGMGARRPSALSGGQQQRIALARAIVAEPRILLFDEPLSNLDSQLRASLCDEIGGLLAQLGTTAVYVTHERKEAEALAHTIVTLAHGRVESVLHR
- a CDS encoding porin, producing MNHSYRIAAVGCCLAVSVCQSNTSFAASEASSSSSVTLYGIIDTGVEFLNNASATKGQTHDVTRLTSGNLSGSRWGLTGTEDLGGGAKTFFRLESGFNVDSGALLQGGREFGRLAYVGLSDTTYGSLSLGRQGGLFLDWMSLYNPLGNAVYAIKMQDPAFSDRLDNTVRYEHHFGPVTALVQYSLGYDNVTYGAQPAGDTRNARVIEAGLRYKSGPLSAAIAYDQKNGGSTSPTAAHTTKAGGYEGNVDRRIGVGVRYALASTDLFGGYRYLNSKAIHLSTLSTGPVEATSLYWLGATYHASAALNLSSTAMYQNFYGTSRDPWSFQVDADYFLSKRTDLYLNLAYALNRNGSNLGLNGFGTDVVAGKNQVGLMAGIRHTF
- a CDS encoding YVTN family beta-propeller repeat protein, which encodes MSFPLSTITTISKAGVRAALLCGLFASGFAQAADNVIVLDSGEAKLSLIDGATHQVIGTEPTGKEPHHLMITPDGRSLIVADSVSNDLMFLDPHTGKVQRRVEDIEDPYQLGFSPDHKWFVTAGLRLDRVDVYRYDGQNVSLAKRVPLSKTPSHMTFSSDSRTVFVTLQDTGEVAAIDLATQTVLWKLHIGNTPAGLWMTPGDRYLLIGMTGEDDVAVVDWHKQQLVKKIPTGRGAHNFRNLDDGQHIAVSNRVESTISILDYNTLTKVGDITGLMPGPDDMELSADRRYLWVTFRFAKHVGIIDLTTRKLIDTIAVGRSPHGLYFANRAPVTAPNPD